Within the Candidatus Atribacteria bacterium ADurb.Bin276 genome, the region ACACCCTCCCCGCCGTAAAGCGGCACCCCCCAAGGAGGGGAATTGTTGAATTCATTCCCCCATTGAGGGGGGGACTAAGGGGGGTGTGCCTTTTTCTTTTTTTGTTTATTCTTTTTTCACCAATATTGGTGTTTTCAGGGTAGAGGGCGAAGCAGAATTATCGGATCAATTGTAACGCTTTCACCCTCTATGATTTTTGTAATTATTTATTCATAATTTTTTGTTTACGCTCCCGGAACAATTTCTCAATATTGTCAATATCCTCTTGAGGAAGTGTCCAATCGCCCGCTAAAACCGTTTCAGCTATTTGATCCGGATGTCGGGCTCCTGCAATAGCTGACGTCACTTCAGGACGTCTCAAAGCCCAAGCAATTGCTAGTTGTGCAAGAGTTTTATTATGTTTTTTGGCAATTGGAATCAGTTGATTCACGAATTCAAGATTATAGCTAATTAATGGCTCATTAAACTCGGGATCGTTTCTTCGGTGATCATCAGCCGGAAAGCTTGCAATCCGTTCCCGAGTCATTTTGCCGGTCAGTAATCCTTTTTGCATTGGGCTATAAACAACAACACCAATTGAGTTTTGGTTACAGAAGGATAGTATGTCTTCTTCAATATCTCTTTTCAACATGCTGTAAGGAGGTTGTAATGATGCAATTGGATAAATTGATTGGGCTCGTTTCATTTGGGATACATTAAAATTCGATACCCCAATATATCTAACTTTCCCTTCTTTTACCAATTGAGCCATTGTTTCCCAACCTTCCTCGATATCTTCATCAGGAATCGGCCAGTGAATTTGATAGAGATCAATGGTACCGATATCTAATCTCCTTAAACTTGCTTCAACTTCAGCTTTAATGCTTTCTCTTTTAAGTCGGTTAGAAATATTTTTCATTTCATCCCATACTAAACCACATTTTGTTGCTATGATTGGTTTTTTCGAAATACCCTTGATTGCTTTCCCAACTATTTCTT harbors:
- the yhdN_2 gene encoding General stress protein 69 translates to MRTRRLGKTDLELTVIGFGSWAIGGGGWRHAWGPQDDSESITAIKKALDLGINWIDTAAIYGLGHSEEIVGKAIKGISKKPIIATKCGLVWDEMKNISNRLKRESIKAEVEASLRRLDIGTIDLYQIHWPIPDEDIEEGWETMAQLVKEGKVRYIGVSNFNVSQMKRAQSIYPIASLQPPYSMLKRDIEEDILSFCNQNSIGVVVYSPMQKGLLTGKMTRERIASFPADDHRRNDPEFNEPLISYNLEFVNQLIPIAKKHNKTLAQLAIAWALRRPEVTSAIAGARHPDQIAETVLAGDWTLPQEDIDNIEKLFRERKQKIMNK